One genomic window of Kosmotoga olearia TBF 19.5.1 includes the following:
- the smc gene encoding chromosome segregation protein SMC: MRLVSIFIKGFKSFAYPTKIDISKGITAIVGPNGSGKSNIVDAIRWVFGEQSMKTIRADNREDVIFAGSEKNPPANSAVVKLTFEDERGLITIGREITRDGLSQYSINDKPSRLRDIKEIFQGTGVGMDIYSIVGQGQVDKVVTASPYELRALIEEAAGTAIYKEKKKQSLAKLSETEANLNRIEDILFELGKQRKSLYLKAKRAEKYLEYTERLKEVRTLYYGNAVRVEREILNTHMEGHEKVSDELKELQRKLIEHESKWSTLRQEFSEMDKEIEGFTRLLEEYKKRQNDLLELKEMYSKKLSDKESKLIEVSTKLDTLKAEVEDLEKRKDELKLISDGMKQQIEDEEKELKELESIKDSMVHKYSEKEKDWLKLQEELDSVVKRMSKIENELERLSNVREDTQKRLNLIGSQLQSKGERLEDLKKEIEELAAQGKESTEKQKELEENIALSKERRDTLENQLEELKEKIAQSMEELRRSQIERNTLERQQLEYQGFSRAVREIFSRSDDFDGLIDVVANLVEIPKTFETAVSVLLGSRMQDVVVESSITAKRIVAFLKQHKIGRLTLLPLDMLKGNFKRFKAVENHPGFLGYAAKVVDVAEEFKIVPEYLFGSAIVVKSLDDAIDIRKNLGFQGRIVSLDGQLLSAGGAITGGYIGNDVRLDLVTRKRRIQELEQKEKDLQKAMERMQRESVKIKDEIQELRGYIRVLNEELNGIISKGAAINRMIHELLKTANELESEISELDKLKEEYTKKLNDSLNKREELEEEFKTLNQQKKEFEKELQTFSQELKEEKKKLEEIQNQIVDRKLKLSGLYEKQEQYTKELSAISQKKRENSEAIIVLEREIEELENEAEKLRKQVADQDRELQSVKRETEALFSSIRDQRQGKEERLNALQELESEIEALKSEREQKREKLHQFDLLIQESKMRLEQLEKELGEVEGEIPVLSDEELEKTRMELEELENKLKFLGSVDLDAIEEYKLVDAEYQELMVQKEDLEEARQKLIKLIEKIDEEARNRFKSTYEKVNENFGKYISEIFDGGEGEIRIIPGEDLLESGLEISVRRPGRKFQKLQLFSGGEKALVGIALVFALLSIKPSPFYVLDEVDAPLDDFNAERFKNMLRRHGEDTQFLVITHNKIVMEVAYVLHGITMTDGISRVIPVKLGTIESVIG; the protein is encoded by the coding sequence ATGAGACTCGTTTCTATATTCATAAAAGGTTTTAAGAGTTTCGCTTATCCGACAAAGATAGATATAAGTAAAGGTATAACGGCCATAGTGGGTCCAAACGGCAGCGGGAAGTCAAACATCGTGGATGCCATCCGCTGGGTTTTTGGTGAACAGTCAATGAAAACCATAAGGGCGGACAATCGTGAAGACGTAATCTTCGCCGGTTCCGAAAAGAATCCGCCTGCCAATTCGGCTGTTGTCAAACTCACCTTTGAGGATGAACGCGGTTTGATTACTATCGGCCGTGAGATAACGAGAGATGGATTGTCTCAATACAGTATAAATGACAAGCCATCGCGACTGAGGGATATAAAAGAGATCTTTCAGGGTACCGGTGTCGGTATGGATATATATTCAATAGTGGGCCAGGGACAGGTGGACAAGGTCGTTACCGCTTCCCCATATGAATTGAGGGCTTTGATTGAAGAAGCAGCGGGAACCGCGATTTACAAGGAAAAGAAGAAACAGTCTCTCGCCAAGCTATCGGAAACTGAAGCGAATCTAAACCGTATAGAGGACATTCTCTTTGAACTTGGAAAGCAGAGAAAGTCTCTGTACCTCAAGGCGAAGAGAGCAGAAAAATACCTTGAATATACCGAAAGACTCAAGGAGGTAAGGACCCTTTATTATGGTAACGCCGTGCGAGTAGAAAGGGAGATCCTGAACACGCACATGGAGGGGCACGAAAAGGTAAGCGACGAACTCAAGGAATTGCAGAGAAAGCTCATAGAGCATGAATCAAAATGGTCAACCCTGAGACAGGAATTCTCCGAGATGGACAAAGAAATAGAGGGTTTTACCCGGTTGCTCGAAGAGTACAAGAAAAGGCAAAACGATCTACTTGAGTTGAAGGAGATGTACTCAAAGAAACTTAGCGATAAGGAAAGTAAGCTAATAGAGGTTAGCACGAAATTAGACACGTTGAAGGCAGAGGTTGAAGACCTTGAGAAGAGGAAAGATGAGTTAAAACTCATAAGTGATGGGATGAAACAGCAGATTGAAGACGAAGAAAAGGAATTGAAAGAGCTTGAGAGTATTAAAGATTCCATGGTACATAAGTACAGCGAAAAGGAGAAAGACTGGCTGAAACTGCAGGAAGAACTCGATTCCGTAGTGAAGAGGATGTCTAAGATAGAGAACGAGCTGGAGAGGCTCAGTAATGTTAGAGAAGACACCCAGAAGAGGTTGAATCTTATAGGTTCTCAACTTCAATCCAAGGGAGAGCGTCTTGAAGACCTGAAAAAAGAGATAGAGGAGCTGGCGGCTCAGGGAAAAGAGAGTACGGAGAAACAAAAAGAGCTGGAGGAAAACATAGCACTCTCAAAGGAAAGAAGAGACACTCTCGAGAATCAACTCGAGGAACTCAAAGAAAAGATAGCCCAATCCATGGAGGAGCTTCGACGTTCCCAGATTGAAAGAAATACCCTGGAGAGACAGCAACTGGAGTATCAGGGTTTTTCAAGAGCGGTTCGAGAAATTTTCTCGAGGAGCGACGATTTTGATGGGCTCATCGATGTTGTTGCCAACCTTGTCGAAATTCCCAAAACCTTTGAGACGGCTGTCAGTGTCCTTCTGGGTTCCAGAATGCAGGATGTTGTGGTTGAGAGCTCAATAACCGCGAAAAGAATTGTTGCCTTTTTGAAGCAGCATAAAATCGGAAGGTTAACGCTTTTACCTCTGGATATGCTGAAGGGTAATTTCAAGAGATTCAAAGCGGTTGAAAATCATCCGGGATTTCTCGGTTATGCTGCTAAAGTTGTTGATGTTGCAGAGGAGTTCAAAATCGTTCCCGAGTATCTCTTTGGTAGCGCTATTGTGGTGAAATCTCTGGATGACGCTATAGATATTCGTAAGAACCTAGGGTTCCAGGGGAGGATAGTGTCTTTGGACGGACAGCTTCTTTCGGCCGGTGGAGCGATAACCGGTGGATACATCGGAAACGATGTCAGGCTGGACCTCGTTACCAGAAAGCGCAGAATTCAGGAGCTTGAACAGAAAGAGAAAGATCTGCAAAAAGCTATGGAACGAATGCAACGTGAATCGGTTAAGATCAAGGACGAGATTCAGGAACTCAGGGGATATATCAGGGTTCTCAATGAGGAATTGAACGGGATCATTTCAAAGGGTGCAGCCATCAACAGGATGATTCACGAACTTTTGAAGACGGCTAATGAGCTTGAAAGCGAAATTAGCGAACTCGATAAGCTGAAGGAAGAGTACACGAAGAAACTGAACGATAGCCTGAATAAGAGGGAAGAACTGGAAGAGGAATTTAAGACCCTCAACCAGCAGAAAAAGGAATTCGAGAAAGAGCTTCAAACCTTCTCTCAGGAACTGAAAGAAGAAAAGAAGAAACTTGAGGAGATCCAGAACCAGATAGTTGACAGGAAGTTGAAACTTTCAGGATTGTACGAAAAGCAGGAACAGTACACGAAAGAGCTATCTGCTATAAGCCAGAAGAAACGCGAGAACTCCGAAGCGATAATTGTACTCGAGAGAGAGATCGAAGAGCTGGAGAATGAAGCGGAAAAGCTCAGGAAGCAGGTTGCCGATCAGGATAGGGAGCTCCAATCGGTCAAGCGGGAAACCGAAGCGCTCTTTTCGAGCATCAGGGATCAAAGGCAGGGAAAGGAAGAACGTCTCAATGCCCTGCAGGAGCTTGAGAGTGAGATCGAAGCCCTCAAGAGTGAGAGAGAACAGAAGAGAGAGAAGCTTCATCAGTTTGACCTTTTAATCCAGGAATCGAAGATGCGGCTAGAGCAGCTGGAAAAAGAACTTGGAGAGGTTGAAGGCGAGATACCGGTGCTGAGCGATGAAGAGCTGGAAAAGACCCGGATGGAACTTGAGGAGCTGGAAAACAAGCTTAAATTCCTCGGTAGTGTTGACCTCGATGCCATCGAAGAATACAAGCTGGTTGACGCTGAGTATCAGGAATTGATGGTTCAAAAGGAAGATCTGGAAGAGGCACGCCAGAAGCTAATTAAACTGATAGAAAAGATCGACGAAGAAGCGAGAAATCGTTTCAAAAGCACATATGAAAAGGTTAACGAGAATTTTGGAAAATATATATCGGAGATTTTTGACGGCGGTGAAGGCGAGATCCGTATAATCCCGGGCGAGGATTTGCTGGAATCAGGGCTTGAGATCTCTGTCAGACGGCCAGGTAGAAAATTCCAGAAGCTTCAGCTCTTTTCCGGTGGGGAAAAGGCCCTGGTAGGAATAGCCCTGGTGTTCGCGCTTTTGAGCATCAAACCCAGTCCTTTCTATGTTCTGGATGAGGTGGATGCCCCGCTAGATGATTTCAACGCCGAGCGATTCAAGAATATGCTGAGAAGGCATGGCGAGGACACGCAGTTTCTTGTAATAACCCACAACAAGATTGTGATGGAAGTTGCGTATGTTCTTCATGGTATCACGATGACAGACGGAATTTCCAGAGTTATACCCGTTAAACTCGGGACCATCGAGTCCGTTATAGGTTGA
- a CDS encoding elongator complex protein 3 — protein sequence MNIIPIFLPHAGCKRRCVFCNEYSATGLGRIPTKDEIFNEVDRYLAFFADRENVELAFYGGTFTGLPEWLMHDYLDLAMEIIKSGKAKAIRFSTSPEEITQRKVEILSDYPISLVEIGAQSFDEEVLRLANRPHGVKEIYTACELLKEAKIPFGIHLMTGLPGDSEEKNIRSAVEVVKLKASTCRIHPTVVLKNSTLESMYHEGKYKPQDLGEALNILWKMYVIISLGGVKINRIGICLYGDEVNNVVAGPYHPAMGELVKNWVALEILRVLKKRRGDKIILKVDEGTKQFFTGHKKCVLNRAKEEGMEVIFERASAPELNLRELMKIVLVESLDELFRSEVSGILLAN from the coding sequence ATGAACATCATACCGATTTTTCTTCCTCATGCCGGATGTAAACGGCGCTGTGTTTTCTGTAATGAATATTCAGCTACAGGACTCGGAAGGATTCCGACAAAGGATGAGATTTTTAACGAGGTTGATAGATATCTTGCGTTTTTCGCTGACAGGGAGAACGTGGAGCTCGCTTTTTACGGTGGGACTTTCACAGGCTTGCCTGAATGGCTCATGCATGATTATCTGGATTTAGCGATGGAGATAATAAAATCCGGAAAGGCAAAAGCTATCCGTTTTTCCACCTCTCCAGAGGAGATAACCCAACGTAAGGTGGAGATTCTATCGGATTATCCGATCTCCCTTGTCGAAATTGGTGCGCAATCCTTCGATGAGGAGGTCCTGAGGCTTGCCAACCGGCCTCACGGGGTTAAGGAGATATATACTGCCTGTGAACTTCTGAAAGAGGCGAAAATTCCTTTCGGGATACATCTTATGACAGGTTTGCCAGGGGATAGCGAGGAAAAGAATATCAGATCCGCGGTAGAGGTCGTAAAGTTGAAGGCTTCGACCTGTCGTATTCATCCCACCGTTGTCCTTAAGAACAGCACGTTAGAAAGCATGTATCACGAAGGGAAGTACAAGCCTCAGGATCTGGGAGAGGCGTTAAATATACTGTGGAAAATGTACGTGATTATTAGCCTGGGTGGTGTGAAGATAAATAGGATAGGTATCTGTCTTTACGGTGATGAAGTGAACAATGTCGTAGCCGGCCCGTACCATCCTGCGATGGGGGAATTGGTTAAGAATTGGGTGGCGCTGGAAATACTGAGGGTTTTAAAAAAAAGACGGGGTGATAAAATTATACTTAAGGTGGATGAAGGAACGAAGCAGTTTTTCACCGGGCATAAAAAATGTGTTTTGAATAGAGCAAAAGAAGAAGGAATGGAAGTGATTTTCGAAAGGGCCAGTGCTCCGGAACTAAATCTAAGAGAACTCATGAAAATTGTGTTGGTTGAGTCTTTAGATGAGCTCTTTCGCTCTGAAGTTTCCGGGATATTGCTGGCGAATTAG
- a CDS encoding LVIVD repeat-containing protein, whose amino-acid sequence MSCVVRKGFKSWKLVMVVTLVLFLLTACPGFNNPDGNDEAEKQYVYAAGGVEGLLIFEVSDPENPILVSYYDTDGCAYGVTVSGGYAYVADDYNGLVVIDISEPSNPAEVGHYDTADAAYGVTVVGNYAYVADNDNGLVVIDISEPSNPAEVGHYDTAGAAYGVTVVGNYAYVADNDNGLVIIDISDPTNLLQIGHYDTVGYACGVTVVGDYAYVADWENGLVVIDISDPSSPILVGRYDTDGSAYGVTVSGDYAYVADDDNGLVVIDISESSSPVEVGCYDTADEAYGVTVVGNYAYVADGGNGLVVIDISDPTNPVQIGHYDTGRWASEVVVSGNYAYVADGDNGLVVIDVSDSVKVGHYDTAGDACGVTVEGDYAYVADWENGLVVIDISDPSNPILVGRYDTAGYACGVTVVGDYAYVADDYNGLVVIGISEPTNPVQIGHYDTDGWANGVTVAGDYAYVADMSSLVVMDISDPSNPIPVCHYDTDGYACGVTVEGDFAYVADWGNGLVVMDISDPSNPILVGHYDTNGWACGVEVSGDYAYIADGDNGLVMIDISDQSNPVEIGSFDLNGFVYRVTVAEDYAYVANWDNGLVILDISDPSNPKLVNDMPWITLYGICGN is encoded by the coding sequence ATGAGTTGTGTAGTCAGAAAAGGGTTCAAAAGTTGGAAGTTGGTGATGGTAGTTACCCTGGTATTGTTTCTGTTAACAGCTTGTCCAGGTTTTAACAATCCCGATGGCAATGATGAAGCAGAAAAGCAGTACGTATATGCCGCGGGTGGAGTTGAAGGGTTGTTAATATTTGAGGTTAGTGACCCGGAAAATCCCATACTGGTTAGCTATTATGACACGGATGGTTGTGCATATGGGGTAACGGTATCAGGAGGCTATGCGTACGTGGCGGACGATTATAATGGTCTTGTGGTAATCGATATATCTGAACCGTCAAATCCTGCGGAGGTAGGCCACTATGACACGGCTGATGCTGCATATGGAGTAACCGTAGTCGGGAACTACGCATATGTGGCGGACAATGATAACGGTCTTGTGGTAATCGATATATCTGAACCGTCAAATCCTGCGGAGGTAGGCCACTATGACACGGCTGGTGCTGCGTATGGAGTAACCGTAGTCGGGAACTACGCATATGTGGCGGATAATGATAATGGTCTGGTTATCATAGATATATCCGATCCGACAAATCTCTTACAGATTGGTCATTATGACACAGTTGGTTATGCATGCGGAGTAACGGTGGTAGGAGATTACGCATACGTGGCGGACTGGGAGAACGGTCTGGTGGTGATAGATATATCCGATCCATCAAGTCCCATACTGGTTGGTCGTTATGACACGGATGGTAGTGCATATGGAGTAACGGTATCAGGAGACTATGCGTACGTGGCGGACGATGATAACGGTCTTGTGGTAATCGATATATCTGAATCGTCAAGTCCTGTAGAGGTAGGCTGCTATGACACAGCTGATGAAGCATATGGAGTAACCGTAGTCGGGAACTACGCATACGTGGCAGACGGTGGTAACGGCCTTGTGGTGATAGATATATCCGATCCGACAAATCCAGTGCAAATTGGTCATTATGACACAGGTAGGTGGGCAAGTGAAGTAGTGGTATCAGGAAACTATGCGTATGTGGCAGACGGGGATAACGGTCTTGTGGTAATCGACGTATCTGATTCTGTTAAGGTAGGTCACTATGACACTGCTGGTGACGCATGTGGAGTAACGGTGGAAGGAGATTACGCATACGTGGCGGACTGGGAGAACGGTCTGGTGGTGATAGATATATCCGATCCATCAAATCCCATACTGGTTGGTCGTTATGACACTGCTGGTTATGCATGCGGAGTAACGGTGGTAGGAGATTACGCATACGTGGCGGACGATTATAACGGGCTTGTAGTGATAGGCATATCCGAACCGACAAATCCTGTCCAAATTGGTCATTATGACACGGATGGTTGGGCAAATGGAGTAACAGTAGCGGGAGACTACGCGTATGTAGCGGATATGAGCAGTCTGGTGGTGATGGATATATCTGATCCGTCAAATCCGATACCGGTTTGTCATTATGATACAGATGGTTATGCATGTGGAGTAACGGTGGAAGGAGATTTCGCATACGTGGCCGATTGGGGAAATGGCCTGGTTGTGATGGATATATCCGATCCATCAAATCCCATACTGGTTGGTCATTATGACACGAATGGTTGGGCATGTGGAGTAGAGGTATCAGGAGACTATGCATATATAGCAGACGGAGACAACGGTCTTGTGATGATAGACATATCTGATCAGTCAAATCCTGTGGAGATAGGTAGTTTTGATTTGAATGGTTTTGTATATAGGGTAACGGTAGCGGAAGACTACGCGTACGTGGCTAACTGGGATAACGGTCTGGTTATCTTAGATATATCCGACCCATCAAATCCCAAATTAGTAAATGATATGCCTTGGATCACGCTTTACGGAATATGTGGTAATTAA
- a CDS encoding AAA family ATPase, protein MLSSIKNVHGLYFSADNPITLSIPLFDLVEAIFMLGYEQVFIDEIHNAKDWSIHVKALYDSFPNKKIVISDSSSVLLRRGLGDLSRRFLIKRIPLMSLREYIYLKTNVTLPCFDPFSSTPSEMLTSVKNINIMKAYRDYLKEGFRPIFLEDSYPERLWNIIEKIIYKDIPFFVPQLAENHLRFMNAVIGHLAVSKIPTVNVNSLCSKWELGKRKLYQLLTAMEHTGLIRIIRKKNDTKVNSIGAKIFLEEPSIYYLFDGEIGNIRECYVTTLLQESGKAVYASDNEQNADFIVDGIKLEVGGKNKNIKEADFVIKDDIDVPVRNTLPMWTLGFMY, encoded by the coding sequence TTGCTATCCAGTATAAAAAACGTTCATGGTTTATATTTTTCCGCAGATAACCCAATTACACTTTCTATTCCTCTCTTCGATCTTGTCGAAGCAATCTTTATGCTAGGATACGAACAGGTTTTTATCGATGAAATACACAACGCTAAAGACTGGAGCATACATGTAAAAGCATTGTACGATTCTTTTCCAAACAAAAAAATCGTTATAAGCGACAGCAGTAGCGTGCTTCTCAGAAGAGGATTAGGTGATCTCTCAAGAAGGTTCCTGATAAAACGAATCCCTTTAATGTCTTTAAGAGAATACATCTATCTGAAGACAAATGTAACCCTGCCATGTTTTGACCCCTTTAGCTCAACACCTTCGGAAATGCTCACAAGCGTAAAAAATATCAACATAATGAAGGCATACCGGGATTATCTGAAAGAAGGGTTCAGACCAATTTTCTTAGAAGACTCCTATCCTGAAAGGCTCTGGAATATAATCGAAAAAATCATCTACAAAGATATCCCCTTCTTTGTCCCTCAACTTGCCGAAAACCACCTCCGTTTCATGAATGCGGTCATTGGACATCTCGCAGTATCTAAAATACCGACAGTCAATGTCAACAGCCTGTGCAGCAAATGGGAACTCGGAAAGAGGAAACTATACCAACTGCTCACCGCTATGGAACATACAGGATTGATAAGGATCATAAGAAAGAAAAACGACACAAAGGTAAACTCAATCGGTGCAAAGATCTTTCTCGAAGAGCCATCGATTTATTACCTTTTCGATGGCGAAATCGGAAACATCCGTGAATGCTACGTAACCACTCTTCTGCAAGAAAGCGGTAAAGCGGTATACGCATCAGATAATGAACAAAATGCTGATTTCATCGTCGATGGAATAAAACTTGAAGTCGGAGGAAAAAACAAAAACATAAAGGAAGCAGACTTCGTTATAAAAGATGATATCGATGTTCCCGTAAGAAACACCTTGCCAATGTGGACCCTCGGTTTTATGTATTAA
- a CDS encoding cytochrome c biogenesis CcdA family protein gives MNEFTLAATASNLLQSPGGISPLISVSVSYSSAILGGLLSFFSPCVLPLIPIFFGVLMAGAESAKVRFFRGLSFTIGMSLFFFLLGTGAGGLGQFIRRNETLMNILSGSLFIAFAFMYLFEVGFKGVRVNAWKFSGSVFSGFLLGSVLGLIWVPCAGPILGSILVLAANQGTAAKGGMLLLTYSLGLSIPFLTLSGVVAKITSRLSFGGESKARRIVRIIVFILLFGAGILTLFGKLNLLQFTA, from the coding sequence ATGAACGAATTTACTCTGGCTGCAACGGCATCAAACCTCTTGCAAAGCCCGGGAGGTATTTCACCACTCATAAGTGTGAGCGTCAGCTATAGCAGCGCGATTCTCGGTGGGCTGCTTTCCTTTTTCTCGCCGTGTGTTTTGCCGCTGATCCCCATTTTCTTCGGGGTTCTGATGGCAGGTGCAGAAAGCGCAAAAGTGCGGTTTTTTAGAGGTTTGTCGTTCACCATTGGAATGTCTCTCTTTTTCTTCCTGTTGGGTACAGGTGCCGGAGGCCTGGGACAATTCATAAGAAGAAACGAAACGCTGATGAACATCCTCTCTGGCTCGCTGTTCATCGCCTTTGCTTTTATGTACTTATTTGAGGTAGGATTTAAGGGAGTGAGGGTAAACGCGTGGAAATTCAGCGGCAGTGTCTTTAGCGGTTTTCTTTTAGGTTCAGTTCTCGGCCTGATCTGGGTTCCATGTGCTGGCCCGATACTCGGCTCAATCCTGGTACTTGCTGCCAATCAGGGAACAGCTGCTAAAGGCGGAATGCTTCTTCTCACTTACTCTCTTGGTTTGAGCATACCTTTTCTGACCCTGAGCGGCGTTGTAGCAAAAATAACGTCCAGATTAAGTTTTGGAGGGGAATCGAAAGCCAGAAGGATTGTGAGGATCATCGTTTTCATACTGCTATTCGGTGCAGGAATTTTGACTCTCTTTGGCAAATTGAATCTATTGCAGTTTACAGCTTAG
- a CDS encoding thioredoxin family protein: protein MKKIMVLFSVLVIATLSLAYIGKLDDFNVGMKLAKLEKKQLIVMFSDPSCFYCTKFQKETLVNDKVQELLKAGYIFVEIYPGEEEATIEVNGKTYNFSYSELYAAFEVRGTPTFWFFDENGTPITNLPGYAPADIFVKVLQYMGEKAYMKGITFDAYTKQNIDYIGESKLIKLTKKEADFVLENDPLARTYTGEFDRYTIWVTENEALASELISKGAFRVILVIE, encoded by the coding sequence ATGAAAAAGATAATGGTTCTATTTTCAGTGCTGGTTATTGCAACACTATCGCTGGCATACATCGGAAAACTCGATGATTTCAATGTTGGTATGAAACTCGCAAAGCTTGAAAAAAAGCAATTGATTGTAATGTTCTCGGACCCTTCCTGCTTTTACTGCACGAAATTCCAGAAGGAAACGCTTGTGAACGATAAAGTACAAGAACTTCTCAAAGCCGGGTATATATTCGTGGAAATATATCCCGGAGAAGAAGAGGCTACCATAGAGGTTAACGGAAAGACCTATAACTTTTCGTACTCAGAACTCTATGCCGCTTTTGAGGTCAGAGGCACACCAACGTTCTGGTTCTTCGATGAAAACGGTACTCCTATAACAAACCTACCGGGTTACGCTCCAGCGGATATCTTTGTAAAGGTACTACAATATATGGGTGAAAAGGCGTATATGAAAGGCATTACCTTCGATGCCTATACAAAGCAGAATATCGACTATATTGGAGAAAGTAAATTGATCAAGCTCACAAAGAAAGAAGCGGATTTCGTTCTTGAAAATGATCCTTTAGCCAGGACGTACACCGGAGAATTTGACAGATACACCATCTGGGTAACGGAAAATGAAGCGCTTGCCAGTGAACTCATATCCAAAGGAGCTTTCAGGGTTATCCTGGTAATTGAATAA
- a CDS encoding VIT1/CCC1 transporter family protein produces the protein MSFKKTRIQLAREAFKRRDLSLHQMAHDPKKIGQEPWHKTEAGRYIGSAVYGASDGIVTTFAVVAGVAGAQLDPKIVLIMGFANLFADGFSMAVGDYLSEKSEQDYIKSEREREAWEVDVNPEGEREEIREIYKRKGLKGEKLEQMVELITSDKELWIDTMMKEELGIMEDEGSSPLKSAIVTFLSFVIAGFMPLVAYVFASLVPFFSQNMFLSASLITAATLFVVGSLRQMVTGVNWLIGGLEMLLVGGLSATVAYGIGYLLRTVFNVVI, from the coding sequence ATGTCCTTCAAGAAAACCAGGATTCAACTTGCACGGGAAGCCTTCAAGAGAAGAGACCTTTCCTTACACCAGATGGCCCACGACCCCAAAAAGATCGGTCAGGAGCCCTGGCACAAAACGGAAGCGGGAAGATACATAGGATCCGCTGTATATGGTGCCAGTGATGGCATAGTGACTACCTTTGCAGTTGTCGCCGGTGTCGCCGGAGCTCAGCTTGACCCAAAAATAGTTCTCATAATGGGGTTCGCCAACCTCTTCGCTGATGGATTTTCCATGGCTGTTGGAGATTACCTCTCAGAAAAATCCGAACAGGACTATATAAAGAGCGAACGTGAGCGTGAAGCCTGGGAAGTGGATGTTAACCCGGAAGGTGAACGCGAAGAAATAAGAGAGATATACAAACGAAAAGGTTTGAAGGGTGAAAAGCTCGAACAGATGGTTGAATTGATCACATCGGACAAAGAATTGTGGATTGACACCATGATGAAGGAAGAGCTCGGGATCATGGAAGATGAAGGAAGTTCTCCACTGAAAAGCGCTATCGTAACCTTCCTCTCTTTCGTTATCGCGGGATTCATGCCTTTAGTGGCTTACGTCTTCGCTTCTCTCGTACCCTTTTTCTCTCAGAACATGTTTTTATCAGCGAGCTTAATAACGGCAGCAACTCTGTTTGTCGTTGGATCGCTGCGGCAGATGGTTACTGGAGTAAACTGGCTCATAGGCGGGCTTGAAATGTTGCTTGTGGGCGGACTTTCGGCAACGGTGGCTTACGGTATCGGGTATCTTTTAAGAACGGTATTCAACGTTGTAATTTGA
- a CDS encoding macro domain-containing protein: MVKSIVLEDGKIIQIVQGDITKEEVDAIVNAANGYLRHGGGVAGAILRAGGKIIQEESDRIIRKNGPLEVSEVAVTGAGSLHPKYIIHVHGPRYGQENVEELLYESFLNAFKTAGKLGVKTLSVPAVSSGIFGVPKDLCARCFFRAVEYYFENYKDTPLSLIRVCNIDRATTEVFEKVSEEFFKLQR; the protein is encoded by the coding sequence ATGGTGAAGAGTATTGTATTGGAGGATGGAAAAATAATTCAGATAGTACAGGGCGATATAACTAAAGAAGAAGTGGATGCCATAGTGAACGCCGCCAACGGTTATCTCAGGCACGGCGGCGGGGTTGCTGGCGCCATTTTAAGGGCTGGGGGGAAGATAATACAGGAAGAGAGTGATAGGATTATCAGAAAAAACGGCCCTCTTGAGGTTTCAGAGGTGGCTGTTACCGGTGCCGGGAGTCTTCATCCTAAGTACATCATTCACGTTCACGGTCCCCGTTACGGACAGGAGAACGTGGAAGAGCTTCTCTATGAGAGCTTTTTAAATGCGTTTAAAACCGCCGGAAAACTTGGTGTCAAAACCCTGTCAGTTCCAGCGGTATCTTCAGGTATATTTGGTGTTCCAAAGGATCTTTGCGCACGTTGCTTTTTCAGGGCTGTTGAATATTACTTTGAAAATTACAAGGATACGCCCTTATCGCTGATACGTGTCTGTAATATCGATAGAGCTACGACGGAGGTTTTTGAAAAGGTATCGGAGGAGTTTTTCAAATTACAACGTTGA